A section of the Leptospira kobayashii genome encodes:
- a CDS encoding HAMP domain-containing sensor histidine kinase, which yields MHPWTGVVFIFLKNPAVLVLGTSLLSASFRFQGKDNSKYRLLFVKLSYLLSLITIICNVWGFFFRPIVFNKSMEFFVPIQSSESFFIQLSILSIAVTLSIQLLVTLIVLVIKYGKANGTTKSKYRNFIFAALSILFLAVLDVFFDLDLMHKEIYLFILTNVTIFAVTAVIMTGLSQDNIPTSVGFKIMTFNVTLIYLVLSVVANILFARYRSDFETNLEREKIIVKTQIEEGIKFPIIYQSEFVLETENKVFLINKPNLSIHNPFFQNERITIPNRFQIEVVTNTAKGVYWLSDFNANNKNYVIGISYLDYRKSIASIVLWLIFTLTISLFSVFLLYPVLHKNNIITPLNRLLEGIRKMQAGDLDVKVSVQTRDEIGEITKSFNQMIQRVKNSHLGLEDKIRQRTRELQDKLVELGNTQSQLLQAERLSTLGKIAASVAHEINNPLAAIKASASFLRNEESNEFPNQKDQNDDMNYKLATEILNEEKNQFNSDGGLRLKRKRELSKFFASIGFSEPASVADTCSDLGIESIPETHKILFQSEKGKQMFIDLLDKKQRNFHLSLIETAVDRASKIVFALKHYSYSGPKENKIQFSLTDGIDSVLLMYSSSWKQGIQIETDYRDNAQILGYPDELIQVWTNLLYNAVQACPSQKGKIKIFVGKIKDEITITIRDNGKGIPEEHLTQIFEPFFTTKELGMGTGLGLSTVKKIVDNHGGKIIVQSEPGNTSFSISLPFL from the coding sequence TTGCACCCATGGACAGGAGTGGTGTTTATCTTCCTAAAAAACCCTGCAGTCCTGGTTCTTGGCACTTCCCTACTTTCGGCTTCTTTTAGATTTCAGGGAAAAGACAACTCAAAATACCGTTTATTATTTGTTAAACTATCATACCTTCTGTCTTTAATTACGATCATTTGCAATGTCTGGGGATTTTTTTTCAGACCGATCGTATTCAACAAGTCGATGGAATTTTTCGTTCCCATCCAATCCAGTGAATCGTTTTTCATTCAACTGAGTATTCTAAGCATAGCGGTAACTCTTTCCATCCAATTGCTCGTTACTTTGATCGTACTCGTAATTAAATACGGAAAGGCGAACGGGACAACAAAATCCAAATACAGGAATTTCATATTTGCGGCACTTTCCATTTTATTTTTAGCAGTGCTCGATGTATTTTTCGATTTGGATCTGATGCATAAGGAAATCTATTTATTCATATTAACAAATGTTACTATATTTGCGGTTACGGCAGTGATTATGACGGGTCTCAGCCAGGATAATATCCCTACTTCCGTCGGATTTAAAATCATGACTTTCAATGTAACTTTAATTTATCTGGTGTTATCCGTCGTTGCCAATATTCTTTTCGCCCGTTACCGTTCCGACTTTGAAACCAATTTGGAACGGGAAAAAATAATCGTAAAGACACAGATCGAAGAAGGCATAAAATTTCCGATTATCTATCAATCCGAGTTTGTCTTGGAAACGGAAAACAAAGTTTTTCTCATCAACAAGCCCAACCTATCGATTCATAATCCCTTTTTTCAAAACGAAAGGATCACCATACCTAATCGATTCCAAATCGAAGTGGTCACAAATACCGCGAAAGGAGTTTATTGGTTAAGCGACTTCAATGCAAATAACAAAAATTATGTTATCGGAATTTCCTACCTGGATTATAGAAAATCAATCGCATCCATTGTTCTTTGGTTGATTTTCACTCTTACGATATCTCTATTTTCCGTATTTTTACTTTATCCCGTACTTCATAAGAACAATATCATAACTCCTTTGAATCGTCTTTTGGAAGGAATCCGAAAAATGCAAGCCGGAGATTTGGATGTAAAAGTATCCGTGCAAACCAGAGATGAAATCGGAGAAATCACGAAAAGTTTCAATCAGATGATCCAAAGAGTGAAAAATTCCCATTTGGGTTTGGAAGATAAAATCCGGCAAAGAACTAGGGAGCTGCAAGACAAGTTGGTGGAATTGGGGAATACCCAATCACAATTATTGCAAGCGGAAAGACTTTCCACATTAGGGAAAATTGCGGCAAGTGTCGCACACGAAATCAATAATCCGTTGGCTGCCATCAAAGCGAGTGCAAGCTTTTTAAGAAATGAAGAATCGAATGAATTTCCGAATCAAAAAGATCAAAATGATGATATGAATTATAAACTGGCGACTGAAATTCTAAATGAAGAAAAGAATCAGTTCAATTCGGACGGAGGACTTCGCCTCAAAAGAAAAAGAGAGCTCTCCAAGTTTTTCGCTTCCATAGGTTTTTCAGAACCTGCTTCCGTCGCGGATACTTGTTCCGATCTGGGAATCGAATCCATTCCAGAGACGCATAAAATTTTATTTCAGTCCGAGAAAGGCAAACAGATGTTTATCGATCTTTTGGATAAAAAACAAAGGAACTTTCATCTATCTCTGATCGAAACCGCAGTGGACAGAGCTTCTAAAATTGTCTTTGCGTTGAAACATTATTCTTATTCGGGGCCGAAGGAAAATAAAATACAATTCTCTCTAACGGATGGTATCGATTCCGTTTTGCTTATGTATTCTTCTTCCTGGAAACAAGGAATTCAAATTGAAACCGATTACCGGGACAACGCGCAAATCTTAGGTTATCCGGATGAATTGATACAAGTCTGGACGAACCTACTTTACAATGCGGTACAAGCTTGCCCGTCGCAGAAAGGTAAAATCAAAATATTCGTCGGGAAAATCAAAGACGAAATTACAATCACCATCAGAGATAACGGCAAAGGGATTCCGGAAGAACACCTAACGCAGATTTTCGAACCTTTTTTCACAACGAAAGAATTGGGGATGGGAACCGGATTAGGATTATCCACAGTCAAAAAGATAGTGGATAATCATGGAGGGAAAATCATAGTCCAAAGCGAACCGGGAAATACTTCCTTTTCCATTTCACTTCCCTTCCTATAA
- a CDS encoding HAMP domain-containing protein yields MSGSLFLFHYNSIHFVTLFFFSIASLFIQFKFRKETLSIHFRKYRYLSFFLAVFSLAYAGLFFVVTEDYAIYLYAMRSIGGSGFVFSLAGLLFEVSREKPNTYHYKIYGVFVLLALVSFLWCIFHIQFHLDENSHTYLPDFDPNQKIYAIVFFGYNLFHLTTYIVLITYYLLHKNKFKNVYKELRLAFGCLMIITILSVTRDMKIIPNSLNSTLIGNASLILFLALTLSFLKYGISSIKIQTRVIIFAIGIACIIFSFMSWSQFYFVVENRISQNASYLDYRVYIDQYVRHDLIILFFCLLGIAFLFPVVLRSTIEIPFQQLLSGIQDIESGKWNTKLTTEGRDEVAAILQTFNKMTVSLNELKNNLEEKIQERTDELQVIQLQLIEAEKMSSLGILSMNIAHEINNPIGAIYASVNNLRSNPLFSESEPPPLKIDWTKIDEDTKIQIFSIIRNAPSPASMPTGLDRVYTRRKIREQMSAYEQFKDSNFLIENLVDLGFIELPKELESILQRKDSITIMEYIVWNLQSLFHIQLIENASLRTKATVSQLKEYAQDHFQTASAEPIDVASTIRTALSLFRSRFGKQILIQKNLKEGLIFGYKSEVLQIWIHILKSSLRWIGNKGKISVSTRNFADHLQIKWESEKFLDLSPLDEYTGTHNFTISLEIGEEIIQTLIQNQFGEYYVSEDGNTRNVIVSFKRIE; encoded by the coding sequence ATGAGCGGCTCTCTTTTTTTATTTCATTATAATAGTATTCACTTTGTAACATTATTTTTCTTTTCTATAGCATCCTTATTCATTCAATTCAAATTCAGAAAAGAAACCTTATCCATTCATTTTAGAAAATACAGATACCTGTCTTTCTTTCTGGCCGTTTTTTCTTTAGCTTATGCAGGTCTGTTTTTTGTCGTTACGGAAGACTATGCGATTTATCTCTATGCAATGCGTAGCATCGGAGGCTCTGGTTTTGTTTTCTCTTTGGCGGGATTACTGTTTGAAGTTTCAAGAGAAAAACCGAATACATACCATTACAAAATCTACGGAGTATTTGTTTTATTAGCTCTGGTTTCCTTTTTATGGTGTATTTTTCACATCCAATTTCATTTGGATGAAAATTCCCATACTTACCTTCCTGATTTTGATCCCAATCAAAAAATCTATGCGATCGTTTTCTTTGGATACAATTTATTCCATCTAACAACATATATTGTTCTTATCACATATTACCTCTTACATAAAAACAAATTCAAAAACGTTTATAAGGAACTTCGCTTGGCCTTCGGTTGTCTTATGATAATCACAATATTGTCAGTCACAAGAGATATGAAGATCATTCCCAATTCCTTAAATTCGACATTGATCGGAAACGCATCTCTTATACTATTTCTCGCGCTCACTCTTTCTTTTCTGAAATACGGCATTTCATCCATTAAAATTCAGACAAGAGTCATCATCTTTGCCATAGGAATTGCTTGTATCATATTCTCATTTATGAGCTGGTCGCAGTTTTATTTTGTAGTCGAGAACAGAATTTCGCAAAATGCAAGTTATCTGGATTATCGAGTCTATATCGATCAGTATGTAAGACACGATTTAATCATTTTATTCTTCTGCCTTCTGGGAATTGCATTTTTGTTTCCGGTCGTACTCAGATCCACGATAGAAATACCTTTTCAACAATTACTTTCAGGGATTCAAGATATCGAATCGGGAAAATGGAATACTAAACTCACAACGGAAGGAAGGGATGAAGTGGCAGCCATCCTTCAAACATTCAACAAAATGACGGTTTCATTGAATGAATTGAAAAACAATCTGGAGGAAAAAATCCAGGAAAGAACGGATGAATTGCAAGTGATCCAGCTTCAACTGATCGAAGCGGAAAAAATGAGTTCTCTCGGCATCTTGTCCATGAATATCGCGCACGAAATCAATAATCCTATCGGAGCGATCTACGCAAGTGTCAATAATCTAAGATCCAATCCTCTTTTTAGTGAGAGTGAACCGCCTCCTTTAAAAATCGATTGGACCAAAATCGACGAAGATACAAAGATTCAAATTTTTTCCATCATCCGGAATGCTCCTTCTCCCGCCAGTATGCCTACAGGTTTGGATAGAGTTTATACCAGAAGAAAAATCAGAGAACAAATGTCTGCTTATGAACAATTCAAAGATTCTAATTTTCTAATAGAAAACCTGGTGGATTTGGGTTTTATAGAATTACCAAAGGAATTGGAATCCATTTTACAACGAAAGGATTCCATTACAATTATGGAATATATCGTTTGGAACTTGCAGTCCTTATTTCACATTCAGCTGATCGAAAATGCCAGCTTAAGAACAAAGGCTACCGTTTCCCAACTCAAAGAGTATGCGCAAGATCATTTCCAAACTGCATCCGCAGAACCCATTGATGTTGCCTCTACCATTCGCACTGCCTTATCTTTATTTCGTTCCAGGTTTGGAAAACAAATTCTAATTCAAAAGAACCTGAAAGAAGGACTCATCTTCGGTTACAAAAGCGAAGTCCTTCAAATTTGGATTCATATCCTGAAATCGTCGTTACGTTGGATCGGCAATAAAGGAAAAATTTCAGTCTCAACCCGCAATTTTGCAGATCATCTTCAGATCAAATGGGAATCGGAAAAATTTCTGGATCTGAGTCCTTTGGATGAATATACAGGCACTCATAACTTTACCATTTCTCTCGAAATTGGAGAGGAGATCATTCAAACTCTGATCCAAAATCAATTCGGAGAATATTACGTTTCAGAAGACGGAAACACAAGAAACGTAATCGTCTCTTTCAAAAGAATCGAATAA
- a CDS encoding TolC family protein, whose product MNAFGKDSLNYPGFNTYTKGSMGVDIPLYEGGSGRTLSRIQEKKSNALFWEKEAQKERDYIQSAFFYRGVESLNEFIRRTEDIKKIETRFRSNYQFANKSNPVGYSGYLALKGLDNRLSILITQTNTQSEQFKNNLAVLSGIHSEDLRLVNEDLQSFLNRYFPLAPTDESSLAKAMSSYVEGETFKSDLEASKFLPRIGFYSEANTYNGSRNTQTAYNAGVYLQMNLYNPKDIGVIEEAKLNAEAFQKKLEEVRRQEDLSIRNLRNQEITLNENYLLLKESLKLQEEQTSNMLRLFQTGVVSAIQFTESLNRTTDISKSLLDVELELIRVRTEKYLFQKKEYVDVAN is encoded by the coding sequence TTGAATGCATTTGGAAAAGATTCTCTAAATTATCCGGGTTTCAATACTTACACCAAAGGAAGTATGGGCGTTGATATTCCTTTGTACGAAGGTGGTTCGGGAAGAACCCTTAGTCGAATTCAAGAGAAGAAATCCAATGCTTTATTTTGGGAAAAAGAAGCGCAAAAAGAAAGAGACTATATACAATCGGCCTTTTTTTATAGGGGTGTAGAATCGTTGAATGAATTCATTCGGCGAACAGAAGATATAAAGAAAATTGAAACTCGTTTTCGTTCTAATTATCAATTTGCAAATAAATCAAATCCTGTCGGCTATTCTGGGTATCTTGCATTAAAAGGTCTGGACAATCGTCTTTCAATATTGATAACACAGACAAATACTCAATCCGAACAATTTAAAAATAATCTTGCGGTTCTTTCGGGAATCCATTCTGAAGATTTAAGATTAGTAAATGAAGATTTACAATCATTTTTGAATCGGTATTTTCCATTGGCACCAACCGATGAATCCAGTTTGGCTAAAGCAATGTCTTCTTATGTGGAAGGAGAAACTTTTAAGTCTGACCTGGAAGCATCCAAGTTTCTACCTCGTATCGGTTTTTATTCCGAAGCGAATACTTATAACGGTTCAAGAAATACCCAAACAGCCTATAATGCAGGTGTTTATTTGCAGATGAATCTTTATAACCCAAAAGATATAGGCGTGATTGAAGAAGCGAAATTAAACGCAGAGGCTTTCCAAAAAAAATTGGAAGAAGTAAGGAGGCAAGAGGATTTAAGTATACGGAATTTAAGAAACCAAGAAATAACACTGAATGAAAACTATTTACTTCTGAAGGAATCTCTAAAGCTTCAGGAAGAGCAAACTTCCAATATGCTGAGACTATTTCAAACTGGAGTTGTATCGGCAATTCAATTTACCGAATCCCTTAATCGAACGACGGATATTAGTAAATCATTGTTAGATGTTGAATTGGAATTAATTAGAGTTAGAACTGAAAAGTATTTATTTCAAAAAAAGGAGTATGTCGATGTCGCAAATTAA
- a CDS encoding YgaP family membrane protein yields the protein MYLISTKEWYLERVLFLIAGSVSLIALGLGLYVSHWWFVINLLVGFNLVLLAFTGFCPMILILNKFGFSSKNARG from the coding sequence ATGTATTTGATTTCAACAAAAGAATGGTATTTAGAAAGGGTTCTTTTTTTAATTGCTGGATCAGTGAGTTTGATCGCTCTAGGGCTTGGGCTGTATGTATCGCACTGGTGGTTTGTAATCAACTTACTCGTTGGATTTAATCTTGTTTTGTTAGCCTTTACCGGTTTTTGCCCGATGATCCTCATTTTAAATAAGTTTGGATTTTCTAGTAAGAACGCTAGGGGATAA
- a CDS encoding metal-sensitive transcriptional regulator, translated as MALSEEKTKLIHRLNRIQGQLEAIKNSILNEEKDCEKALLLLKASHQAMKKFGEAYVLDNIETCFDEKKSVGVLEMDVKKAIRAAFSL; from the coding sequence ATGGCACTCAGCGAAGAAAAAACAAAACTCATTCATAGACTGAATCGAATCCAAGGACAACTGGAAGCGATAAAAAATTCGATTCTTAACGAAGAAAAAGACTGTGAGAAGGCACTTCTTTTGCTAAAAGCCTCTCATCAAGCGATGAAAAAATTCGGTGAAGCTTATGTTTTGGACAATATTGAAACCTGTTTTGATGAAAAGAAATCAGTAGGGGTCCTTGAGATGGACGTAAAAAAAGCAATCCGAGCAGCTTTTTCTCTGTAA
- a CDS encoding efflux RND transporter permease subunit has product MSQIKNLKLDFAGKLASGFLHSQLTPVIIFISLIVGGFSVILTPKEEEPQISVPMVDIQFTALGFSPEETERKLTEVVERAVWGLEGVEYVYSSSKWHGSLITVRFKVGEPIEPSLFKIHHKLKEIGSKLPKNVSEPSVRSFSIDDVPFLTLSFSSDSRDDYEIRTAVSPIARELSSTFNVSKIELLGGRKRAVRVIVDSKKMSNFGVNLLDVSSSLESQGSFLHAGKNWSDSEVLDVDVGGIIRDINTVKTLPVAQRGGRVIRLNEIASISEGPEERTKTSVLYDKALGGVKREAVSIVFAKRKGTNVVVLAEDLLERVEVFREGLPKDIKMSVMRNFGSTAADKSRELIEHLIIATLSVTILIAIWMGWRAAFVVAIAIPVTLALTLAIYYFMGYTLNRVTLFALIFSIGILVDDAIVVVENIERHLRENPQLGIVKATVNAVTEVGNPTILATFTVIASILPMAFVSGLMGPYMKPIPVGASLAMIISLFAAFIITPWASIRLLKNKHKSNKPEVISKTSILDFTYIRIVNWLLNSKRNAGIFVFFTVFLLLISIGFIGFKWVKVKMLPFDNKEEFQILIDYPSDTSLSEGIYRSQELAEDLLTDENVIKVQIFAGESAPFSFSGMVKHSYLRNYEYMNDFHIVLKDKNQRKKSSHEIIESLRNKIKIFSNKHNAISKVLEVPPGPPVMATMVAEVYGADTSQRERVAKEIFNVFSKEQSVVDLDTSLRNGRDKIVYPIDYEKAGILGIKATSLSSTGKYLFSEYSAISLAETIAPEEVAVNLSVSQKDRSSYYPFKNQKLTSSETGMIPAESILGIPYRTEDRTLFRKNLKPVSYVTSEFSGDEEAPVYGMLKIAPKIQYQTQTAEVPWDTRRPVIKWDGEWFITYEVFRDLGSAFAIVMILIYILVLGWFKSYSVPLIIMAPIPISLIGILPGHWMVGAYFTATSMIGFIAGAGIIVRNSIILVDFIEEEVKKGILLKDAVIHAGLVRFRPMLLTASAVIVGSSVMLFDPIFQGLAVSLIFGEIAATFLSRFTIPILYYWFVGKSRQSRLQSSNESILTTIR; this is encoded by the coding sequence ATGTCGCAAATTAAAAACTTGAAGCTGGATTTTGCCGGGAAACTAGCTTCTGGTTTTCTCCATTCTCAGCTTACTCCTGTTATTATTTTTATCAGTTTGATCGTCGGGGGTTTTTCTGTAATCTTAACTCCGAAAGAAGAGGAGCCACAAATCAGTGTTCCAATGGTTGATATTCAATTCACTGCTTTGGGCTTTTCTCCCGAAGAGACGGAAAGAAAGTTAACCGAAGTAGTAGAGAGAGCAGTTTGGGGGTTGGAGGGAGTTGAATATGTTTATTCTTCTAGTAAATGGCATGGATCTTTAATTACCGTTCGGTTTAAGGTAGGAGAACCTATTGAACCTTCTCTTTTTAAAATTCATCATAAATTGAAAGAAATCGGGAGTAAGTTGCCTAAAAATGTTTCCGAACCATCAGTTAGATCATTTTCCATTGATGATGTGCCTTTTTTAACTTTGAGTTTTAGTTCTGATTCCAGAGACGATTATGAAATTAGAACAGCAGTTTCTCCTATCGCAAGAGAACTTTCTTCAACCTTCAATGTATCTAAAATAGAGTTGTTAGGTGGTAGAAAGAGAGCGGTACGAGTGATTGTCGATTCAAAGAAGATGTCTAATTTCGGTGTAAACTTACTTGATGTTTCCTCTAGTTTAGAAAGTCAAGGTAGCTTTTTGCATGCCGGAAAAAACTGGTCTGATTCTGAAGTTTTAGATGTGGATGTAGGCGGAATCATTCGGGATATAAATACAGTTAAAACACTTCCCGTGGCACAAAGAGGAGGAAGAGTAATTCGGCTGAATGAAATTGCTTCGATTAGTGAGGGCCCTGAAGAAAGAACCAAAACCTCTGTCTTGTATGATAAAGCATTAGGTGGTGTAAAGAGGGAAGCAGTCTCGATCGTTTTTGCTAAACGAAAAGGAACCAACGTTGTTGTTTTAGCAGAAGATCTGTTAGAGAGAGTGGAAGTATTTAGAGAAGGTCTTCCTAAAGACATTAAAATGTCAGTGATGCGTAATTTTGGTAGTACTGCCGCTGACAAATCCCGCGAACTAATCGAACATTTGATCATTGCGACGTTATCCGTTACGATTCTTATCGCAATCTGGATGGGATGGCGAGCTGCTTTCGTAGTGGCTATCGCCATTCCAGTCACTCTCGCTTTAACGCTTGCTATATATTATTTTATGGGTTACACGTTAAATCGAGTAACTTTATTCGCTCTAATTTTTTCCATCGGAATTTTGGTGGATGATGCCATTGTCGTCGTAGAAAACATTGAAAGGCATTTAAGAGAAAATCCTCAGTTAGGAATAGTGAAAGCCACCGTAAATGCTGTCACTGAAGTAGGAAATCCGACTATACTTGCGACTTTTACTGTGATCGCTTCCATTTTGCCTATGGCGTTTGTGAGCGGGCTTATGGGGCCTTATATGAAGCCGATCCCGGTAGGCGCCAGTTTAGCTATGATAATTTCTTTATTTGCCGCTTTTATCATTACACCTTGGGCATCCATTCGCCTTCTGAAAAATAAACACAAAAGTAATAAACCGGAAGTGATTTCGAAAACTTCCATATTAGATTTCACATATATCCGTATTGTTAATTGGCTTTTGAATTCAAAAAGAAATGCGGGAATATTCGTGTTCTTTACGGTTTTTTTATTACTCATCTCTATTGGCTTTATCGGGTTTAAATGGGTTAAAGTAAAAATGTTACCTTTTGATAATAAGGAAGAATTTCAGATTTTAATTGATTACCCTTCAGATACTTCCTTAAGTGAAGGTATATATCGTTCTCAAGAATTAGCTGAAGATTTATTGACGGATGAGAATGTAATTAAGGTTCAGATATTCGCGGGAGAATCGGCGCCTTTTTCCTTTTCTGGCATGGTTAAACATTCATATTTAAGAAATTACGAGTATATGAACGATTTTCATATTGTTCTTAAAGATAAGAATCAAAGAAAAAAATCAAGTCATGAAATTATAGAATCTTTAAGAAATAAGATAAAGATCTTTTCTAATAAGCACAATGCTATCTCGAAAGTGTTAGAAGTTCCTCCCGGTCCTCCTGTGATGGCGACTATGGTTGCCGAAGTTTACGGTGCTGATACAAGTCAAAGAGAAAGAGTTGCAAAAGAAATATTTAATGTTTTTTCTAAAGAACAAAGTGTGGTTGATCTGGATACCAGTCTCCGCAACGGAAGGGATAAAATAGTTTATCCAATTGATTATGAAAAAGCAGGCATTCTAGGAATCAAAGCCACATCTTTAAGCTCAACTGGCAAATACTTGTTCTCTGAATATTCCGCTATTAGTTTAGCCGAGACTATTGCACCGGAAGAGGTAGCTGTAAATCTTTCCGTTTCACAGAAAGACCGATCTTCTTATTACCCTTTTAAAAATCAAAAGCTAACTTCTTCGGAAACAGGTATGATTCCTGCCGAATCAATATTAGGCATTCCTTATAGAACGGAGGATCGAACACTGTTTCGCAAGAATTTAAAACCGGTTTCTTATGTGACAAGTGAATTTTCAGGAGATGAGGAAGCTCCCGTCTATGGAATGTTAAAGATTGCACCAAAAATTCAATATCAAACCCAAACTGCAGAAGTCCCATGGGATACGCGACGACCTGTGATTAAATGGGATGGGGAATGGTTTATTACTTACGAGGTATTTCGTGATTTAGGATCTGCTTTTGCAATAGTCATGATTCTTATTTACATTTTAGTTTTGGGATGGTTTAAAAGTTATTCTGTTCCTCTTATTATAATGGCACCTATTCCAATTTCCTTAATCGGGATCCTACCTGGTCATTGGATGGTCGGTGCATATTTTACTGCTACATCCATGATCGGATTTATCGCCGGTGCGGGAATTATAGTAAGAAATTCCATTATACTTGTGGATTTTATAGAAGAAGAAGTGAAGAAAGGTATTCTTTTGAAAGATGCTGTTATTCATGCAGGGTTAGTTAGATTTCGCCCGATGTTATTAACTGCTTCTGCGGTGATAGTAGGTTCGTCGGTTATGCTTTTTGATCCGATTTTTCAAGGACTTGCCGTATCACTTATATTTGGCGAAATAGCTGCGACCTTTCTTAGTCGTTTCACGATTCCAATTTTATATTATTGGTTTGTTGGGAAATCAAGACAGAGCCGACTACAAAGTTCGAATGAATCTATCCTAACAACAATCCGATAA